Proteins encoded in a region of the Prochlorococcus marinus CUG1416 genome:
- a CDS encoding phycobiliprotein lyase, whose protein sequence is MTKNLTTINQFIDKSIGEWKSIRSSHTLAFQEFENSTSKIYIKHINSKNKKVPEIFKNYKLSLNLENTAISIKWQAISDWEEDNMSEEDETILIFLPKDENSGIVLRNKGYTESFISSSNYFVDEQNNLHITTIYKSTVSEERISFLSTHIRSRFSTIRNLANNSVIQTSHTSEIRNLASLKD, encoded by the coding sequence TTGACGAAGAATCTAACAACAATTAATCAATTCATTGATAAAAGCATAGGAGAGTGGAAGTCCATAAGAAGTAGTCATACATTAGCTTTTCAGGAATTTGAAAACTCAACTAGTAAAATATACATAAAACATATCAACTCAAAAAATAAAAAAGTTCCTGAAATTTTTAAAAATTACAAATTAAGTTTAAACCTAGAGAACACAGCCATTTCTATAAAATGGCAAGCTATTAGTGATTGGGAAGAAGATAATATGAGTGAGGAAGATGAAACTATTTTGATATTTTTACCCAAGGATGAAAATTCAGGAATTGTTTTACGAAATAAAGGTTATACAGAATCCTTTATTTCATCATCCAATTATTTTGTTGATGAACAAAATAATTTACACATTACAACTATTTACAAATCAACAGTTTCCGAAGAGAGAATTTCCTTTTTATCTACTCACATAAGATCCAGATTTTCTACTATTAGAAATCTCGCAAACAACTCAGTAATACAGACGTCCCATACTTCAGAGATAAGAAATTTAGCTAGTTTAAAAGATTAA
- a CDS encoding R-phycoerythrin subunit beta: MSVSNNNQLLTADNKLNDLRNIKEFINSANSRLDAITSITNNSPAIAADAVTAMICENQDSVNSEISLNTTNKMSVCLRDGEIILRIVAYLLISNDESVLEKSCLKDLKNTYLALGVPLSNARRVIELMRDATISDLNTTVNNMQGKTGFLTKLISETELQFAKIINLLN, translated from the coding sequence ATGTCAGTTTCAAATAATAATCAACTATTGACTGCTGATAATAAATTAAATGATTTAAGAAACATAAAAGAATTTATTAATAGTGCAAATTCGAGATTAGATGCAATAACCTCAATAACCAATAATTCGCCTGCAATTGCAGCAGACGCTGTAACAGCAATGATTTGCGAAAATCAAGATTCAGTTAATTCAGAAATATCTTTAAATACAACTAACAAGATGTCCGTTTGTTTAAGAGATGGAGAAATAATACTAAGGATTGTTGCTTATCTTTTAATTTCTAATGACGAATCAGTTTTAGAAAAAAGTTGTTTGAAGGATCTTAAAAATACTTATCTTGCTCTTGGGGTACCTTTAAGCAATGCAAGAAGGGTTATTGAATTAATGCGAGATGCAACAATCTCTGATTTAAATACAACAGTTAATAATATGCAAGGAAAGACAGGATTTCTTACTAAATTAATATCTGAAACAGAGTTGCAATTTGCAAAGATAATTAATCTTTTAAACTAG